The sequence GATGGGTACATTCTTAGCATTCAGAGAATTCCAGGGGTACTGCCACAGGGCAAAGCAGAAAACAATGTACCTGTTCTTTTGCAACATGGTGTTCTGATGGTtggtagtgtttttttttttttttttttttgttggtctTTTTAAAAGCTAATGAAACAGCTTTTGATCAAATTTTAGTAGTATGGAATTCAACACTTTTTGGAATCGTTCTTACTTACATAGGATGGAGTAACATGGTTGCTACTTCCTCCACACCAGTCTCTGGCATTGCTCTTGGCAGATAATGGATTTGATGTATGGATAGCCAATACTCGCGGAACAAAATACAGCCGTGGCCATGTATCGCTCACTCCAGATGATGGGGTTAATTTTCTTGCTTGACATCCTAATAACCATCCTCAATTCTTGTTACCCTTTTTGGTTCCTACTTTGCATTgttgataatttatttatttatttattattattagtcttATTGGAATTGGTCATGGGATGAATTGGTGGCTTATGATCTCCCAGCTACACTCCATTATGTGCATGATCAAACAGGACAGAAGTTGCACTATGTTGGGCATTCACTGGTGATTTGTTATAGTCTGTTTTCTTTTGGGATTAACTTGCTTCATACAATAGGTAAAACATCAAACTCTGAAATTTGTTTTGTGTAGGGAACTTTGATGGCTTTGGCTTCTTTCTCAAAAGAACAGCTGTTAAGTATGTTGAGATCAGCTGCTCTACTTAGCCCAATTGCTTATGTGGGTCAGCTGACCTCACCCCTTGCAAGAAATGCTGCTGAGAACTTTATTGCTGAGGTGAAACAATGACTCACTCTTCAAATTATTTCAGTTATCCAATAgagtaacatttttttttaactactaCTATTATTATCTTGAAACAGACGTTATACTGGTTAGGCATTCACGAATTTGTGCCAAGAGGGTAAGACATAGCTTTAGAACCTTGAGTTTCCCACCTCAATTCTGTTCATACATACAGTTTAAAAATGTTGTGATTTTTTGTGGTAAGAAACTTACTTGTGCTTCAATACAAATGTCATCTAGTAAAATCACATCACCTTATGTTTGCTTTGCAAAGTTCAGTAGTTTATGTGCGTTATGCATACGAGTGTTTGATCTTGTGCTCAAATCGACAGTATTTTTCTTGCATTCTGTTTCAACATTATGATTGATTTTGACTGAACTATGTTTCCAACTGTTTCTGTCTCCTCCCTGTGGTAATAAATAGAGAAGCTGTAATGAAACTTATTAGAGATATCTGCAAGAAACCAGGCATTGACTGCACCGATTTGTTGACCTCATTCACAGGTAGTATACTTTTGTCCCAATCTTCTTGTTTAGTTATGATCAGGAAAATATACTGTCCAATTTTGACATGAGTCTTCGTCCTACAGGAGTAAATTGCTGTCTGAATTCTTCCATAGTAGATATTTTTCTAGACCACGAGCCTCAGTCGACAGCAACCAAAAACATGATCCATCTGGCTCAGAGTAAGCAAGTTCTACTTCAAGATCTTTTAATCAAGTTAGTTTTAATTTAGATAAAACCAAGAACAACCATTGTAAATActtttaaacataaaatataagaAACATTTCAGACAAGTACTAAGAACAATTCTCATTAAGCTTAGAAGGCCCAAAGACTGTTTAGGAACTGATGGAGAGACTAATTTGATTGGTGTGGATCTATCTTGAATTAGTGATAAGAGATGGAACGATTACGATGTTTAACTATGGAACCGAAGATGAGAACTGGAAACATTATGGGCAGTCTAATCCACCAGTCTACAAGACCAGCATTCCAAATGACCTTCCTCTCTTTGTCAGCTATGGAGGGAGAGATGCTCTCTCTGATACAAGAGATGTAAGGCTTTTGCTGGACAGTCTCAAAGAACACGACCAAGATAAGCTTGTGGTTCAGTACACAAAAGATTATGCCCATGCTGATTATGTAATGGGACAAAATGCTAAGGATGTTGTTTATGATCATCTCATAGCTTTCTTTAGGCTTCAATGAAAGTAGTTAGTTATTGTACAAAAAGGATGTCATTTCTCTATAGTTTAATCTCATCACACCACAACT is a genomic window of Cannabis sativa cultivar Pink pepper isolate KNU-18-1 chromosome 9, ASM2916894v1, whole genome shotgun sequence containing:
- the LOC115722866 gene encoding triacylglycerol lipase 2 isoform X1, with the translated sequence MMANALTSIILVFLFVVSEVARGSRTKLAPVHGHRGRRFSALKPSGDGDDGICSSMVENHGYVCQEHTVTTQDGYILSIQRIPGVLPQGKAENNVPVLLQHGVLMDGVTWLLLPPHQSLALLLADNGFDVWIANTRGTKYSRGHVSLTPDDGSYWNWSWDELVAYDLPATLHYVHDQTGQKLHYVGHSLGTLMALASFSKEQLLSMLRSAALLSPIAYVGQLTSPLARNAAENFIAETLYWLGIHEFVPRGEAVMKLIRDICKKPGIDCTDLLTSFTGVNCCLNSSIVDIFLDHEPQSTATKNMIHLAQMIRDGTITMFNYGTEDENWKHYGQSNPPVYKTSIPNDLPLFVSYGGRDALSDTRDVRLLLDSLKEHDQDKLVVQYTKDYAHADYVMGQNAKDVVYDHLIAFFRLQ
- the LOC115722866 gene encoding triacylglycerol lipase 2 isoform X2, giving the protein MNRFRASRTSVSGSAAVAQLRKKAFNSWAAIQDTFFSTKDIFERHRVVFTVGTSIASVATAWLGYSLRHLHDSKVDQRLESIEKAMKSNHLSEHSEIRKIVDSRGFSTSSCVATAGTTLIIGYGLGWRGGRWYANRQFRKEQMKMLGQLKPKRWQLLGRVTTQDGYILSIQRIPGVLPQGKAENNVPVLLQHGVLMDGVTWLLLPPHQSLALLLADNGFDVWIANTRGTKYSRGHVSLTPDDGSYWNWSWDELVAYDLPATLHYVHDQTGQKLHYVGHSLGTLMALASFSKEQLLSMLRSAALLSPIAYVGQLTSPLARNAAENFIAETLYWLGIHEFVPRGEAVMKLIRDICKKPGIDCTDLLTSFTGVNCCLNSSIVDIFLDHEPQSTATKNMIHLAQMIRDGTITMFNYGTEDENWKHYGQSNPPVYKTSIPNDLPLFVSYGGRDALSDTRDVRLLLDSLKEHDQDKLVVQYTKDYAHADYVMGQNAKDVVYDHLIAFFRLQ